One region of uncultured Methanolobus sp. genomic DNA includes:
- a CDS encoding citrate/2-methylcitrate synthase, protein MEEMKKGLEGVVALDTKISFIDGIQGILMYRGIKIEDLADLSYDAVSYLLINGKIPDEAELSEYSRMLKENRHINGKQIEVLKEFEFGTEALDGLRTAISCTAHFDEENNHHTPDANKNKSIKLVAKFPTIVAALHRASFGEETIEPMNDLSHGANFLYMLSGKIPTELEAEAMEKDLILSAEHELNPSTFSLRIAASTLSDMYSAVICGLCTLKGPLHGGARKGVMDMLDEIGSIGNARDYVLGKLERKEKIMGFGHRVYKTFDPRARIYKDVARKLAEENGDAFWFDLAEEIEHILYHEFIEIRGKPIYPNVDFYSAVVYKYLDIPAELATSIFAIGRVSGWIAHCMEQYSDNRVIRPRAHFV, encoded by the coding sequence ATGGAAGAGATGAAAAAAGGCCTGGAAGGCGTAGTAGCTTTGGATACCAAAATTTCTTTTATTGATGGTATTCAGGGAATCCTGATGTATAGGGGTATCAAAATAGAGGATCTGGCTGATCTCTCTTATGATGCTGTTTCCTATCTTCTTATCAATGGAAAGATTCCCGATGAAGCAGAGTTGTCCGAATATTCCCGGATGCTTAAAGAAAATCGTCACATAAATGGAAAACAGATCGAAGTGCTAAAAGAGTTTGAGTTTGGTACCGAAGCCCTTGATGGTCTTCGGACTGCTATATCCTGCACGGCTCACTTTGATGAAGAGAACAATCATCACACACCTGATGCAAACAAGAATAAATCAATTAAGCTTGTTGCAAAGTTCCCGACTATAGTTGCTGCCCTGCACAGGGCCAGTTTTGGTGAGGAAACTATTGAGCCAATGAACGATCTGTCCCATGGAGCGAATTTCCTGTACATGCTAAGTGGAAAGATCCCTACCGAACTGGAAGCTGAAGCTATGGAAAAAGACCTCATACTCAGTGCAGAGCATGAGCTAAACCCGTCCACTTTCTCCTTAAGAATAGCTGCATCAACACTCTCTGACATGTATTCAGCAGTTATATGCGGTCTTTGCACACTCAAAGGACCTCTCCACGGTGGTGCCAGAAAAGGTGTAATGGATATGCTTGATGAGATAGGCAGCATCGGGAATGCAAGGGATTATGTTCTTGGAAAACTTGAGCGAAAAGAAAAAATCATGGGATTCGGTCATCGTGTGTATAAGACATTTGATCCCAGAGCAAGGATATACAAGGATGTTGCCAGGAAACTTGCAGAAGAAAATGGTGATGCATTTTGGTTTGATCTTGCAGAAGAGATCGAGCATATTCTTTATCACGAATTCATAGAGATAAGAGGAAAGCCAATTTATCCAAACGTGGATTTCTATTCTGCAGTGGTGTACAAATATCTTGATATTCCTGCCGAACTTGCGACTTCTATCTTTGCAATAGGAAGAGTTTCGGGCTGGATAGCACACTGCATGGAACAATACTCAGATAACAGAGTTATCAGACCAAGGGCACACTTCGTGTAA
- the acnA gene encoding aconitate hydratase AcnA, which translates to MKCGDLKDPFESRQTITIANKEVTFYSLKKLEEAGLANISKLPYSIRVLLEDILRNVDGKVITEDDVRNLASWSPKGVPAVDIPFIPSRVIMQDFTGVPAVVDIAAIRSAMERLGGDPSAINPVIPANLVIDHSIQVDYYGTSYARNCNEKYEFHRNTERYELLHWAQNAFDNLKVVPPASGIIHQVNLEYLASVVHLNEKCGELVAYPDTLVGTDSHTTMINGLGVLGWGVGGIEAEAVMLGQPYYMPIPEVVGFKLTGELREGVSATDLVLTVVQMLREHGVVGKFVEFYGPGYKAIELTERAVLANMAPEYGATMGFCPVDEVTLEYMTMTGRSEEQVDLVRQYCREQGLFLENDAPEPEFTSTLELDISTVEPSLAGPKRPQDRIPLPEMSRAFHQTMKEVFAAKSGKEACETDPDYGRWLNEGGYSVSEITHPHHTGITKIKCADDAVAVTHGSVVIASITSCTNTSSPALMIGAGLLAKKAVEKGLKVKPFVKTSLAPGSRVVTDYLEKADLMPYLDALGFHLVGYGCLTCIGNSGPLREAVSKVIEDKDLTVAAVLSGNRNFEGRINSQIKANYLASPMLVVAYALAGTVDIDLANEPIGCDPNGQPVYLKDIWPGKEELNECMQGAVTPEMFKEQYSNVYEGTELWRDLDAPEGLLYEWDADSTYIQEPPFFKDFPLEVEGLADIKGAKALAYVGDSITTDHISPAGSIPTSYPAGQYLMAKGVDEKNFNSYGSRRGNHEVMMRGTFGNVRLKNKLVGSKEGSWTMYIPEEKEMPIYDAAMKYMEQKIPLIVVAGKEYGTGSSRDWAAKGTQLLGIKAVIAESFERIHRSNLVGMGVLPLQFKDGESAETLGLSGTETYDITGIEDLKPFGELTVVAKSDDGEEKSFKVDVRLNSEIEIEYYMNGGILHKFLRDRVKGE; encoded by the coding sequence ATGAAATGTGGTGATCTTAAAGATCCTTTTGAATCCAGACAAACTATTACTATTGCTAACAAAGAGGTAACATTCTATAGCTTAAAAAAGCTTGAAGAGGCAGGTCTTGCCAATATTTCAAAATTACCTTACTCAATCAGAGTTCTGCTTGAGGATATTCTGAGAAATGTTGATGGAAAAGTTATTACAGAAGATGATGTCAGGAATCTTGCAAGCTGGAGCCCAAAAGGCGTACCTGCAGTAGATATTCCATTCATTCCTTCAAGAGTAATTATGCAGGACTTTACAGGTGTTCCTGCAGTAGTGGACATCGCAGCCATAAGGTCTGCCATGGAAAGACTCGGAGGTGACCCTTCAGCGATCAATCCGGTCATTCCTGCAAATCTTGTTATCGATCACTCAATTCAGGTAGACTATTATGGAACATCATACGCACGTAACTGCAATGAAAAATATGAGTTCCACCGCAACACTGAAAGATACGAGCTGCTTCACTGGGCACAGAATGCTTTTGATAACCTGAAAGTTGTTCCGCCTGCAAGCGGAATCATCCACCAGGTCAACCTTGAGTACCTTGCATCTGTTGTTCACCTGAATGAAAAATGTGGCGAACTTGTTGCATACCCTGACACCCTGGTCGGAACAGATTCACACACCACCATGATAAACGGACTTGGTGTACTTGGATGGGGAGTCGGCGGTATTGAAGCTGAAGCCGTGATGCTCGGACAGCCATATTACATGCCAATACCTGAAGTTGTCGGATTCAAGCTCACAGGAGAGCTCAGGGAAGGAGTTTCAGCAACTGACCTTGTACTCACAGTCGTACAGATGCTCAGGGAACATGGTGTTGTCGGAAAGTTCGTAGAATTCTACGGACCAGGATACAAGGCAATTGAGCTCACAGAGAGAGCCGTACTTGCGAACATGGCTCCTGAATACGGTGCAACAATGGGATTCTGCCCTGTAGATGAAGTAACACTTGAATACATGACAATGACAGGCAGGAGTGAAGAGCAGGTAGACCTCGTCAGGCAGTATTGTAGGGAACAGGGGCTTTTCCTTGAAAATGACGCACCTGAACCAGAGTTCACATCAACACTTGAACTTGACATAAGCACAGTAGAACCATCACTTGCAGGACCTAAGAGACCACAGGACCGCATACCACTTCCTGAAATGTCAAGGGCATTCCACCAGACAATGAAGGAAGTGTTCGCTGCAAAGAGCGGAAAGGAAGCATGCGAAACCGATCCTGATTACGGACGCTGGCTGAACGAAGGTGGTTACAGTGTTTCCGAGATCACACATCCACATCACACTGGTATTACAAAGATAAAATGTGCAGATGACGCTGTTGCTGTAACACACGGCTCAGTTGTCATCGCATCCATCACATCATGTACTAACACATCCAGCCCGGCACTGATGATCGGTGCAGGACTTCTTGCTAAGAAGGCTGTTGAAAAAGGACTCAAGGTCAAACCATTTGTTAAGACAAGTCTTGCACCTGGTTCCCGTGTAGTTACTGACTACCTTGAAAAAGCCGATCTTATGCCATACCTTGATGCATTGGGATTCCACCTTGTAGGTTACGGATGTCTCACATGCATCGGAAACAGTGGTCCCTTAAGAGAAGCAGTTTCAAAGGTAATCGAGGACAAAGACCTCACTGTTGCAGCAGTTCTCAGTGGTAACAGGAACTTTGAAGGCAGGATCAACTCACAGATAAAAGCAAATTATCTTGCATCTCCAATGCTTGTTGTAGCATATGCACTCGCAGGAACAGTTGATATTGACCTTGCAAATGAGCCAATTGGATGCGATCCAAATGGACAGCCTGTTTACCTGAAGGATATCTGGCCAGGCAAGGAAGAACTTAACGAATGTATGCAGGGTGCAGTCACACCTGAGATGTTCAAGGAACAATACTCCAATGTATATGAAGGTACAGAACTCTGGAGGGACCTTGATGCTCCGGAAGGTCTGCTCTATGAATGGGATGCGGATTCCACCTACATACAGGAACCACCTTTCTTCAAGGATTTCCCACTGGAAGTAGAGGGACTTGCTGATATCAAAGGTGCAAAAGCCCTGGCATATGTTGGAGACAGTATAACCACAGATCATATTTCACCGGCAGGATCAATTCCAACATCATACCCGGCAGGTCAGTACCTTATGGCAAAGGGCGTGGATGAGAAGAACTTCAATTCATACGGCTCAAGACGCGGTAACCACGAAGTAATGATGCGAGGAACTTTTGGAAATGTACGCCTTAAGAACAAGCTTGTAGGAAGCAAGGAAGGTTCATGGACAATGTACATTCCTGAAGAAAAGGAAATGCCGATCTATGATGCTGCAATGAAATATATGGAACAGAAGATTCCATTGATAGTTGTTGCAGGAAAGGAATACGGCACCGGCAGTTCACGTGACTGGGCAGCAAAAGGAACCCAGCTTCTTGGAATTAAGGCTGTTATTGCAGAATCATTTGAAAGGATCCACCGCAGCAACCTTGTAGGCATGGGTGTATTGCCACTTCAGTTCAAGGATGGAGAATCAGCAGAAACACTGGGACTTAGTGGAACGGAAACATACGACATCACAGGTATTGAAGATCTGAAACCATTCGGAGAACTTACTGTTGTAGCAAAATCCGATGATGGTGAAGAGAAGAGCTTTAAGGTTGATGTCCGTCTTAACTCCGAAATTGAGATCGAATACTATATGAATGGAGGAATTCTGCACAAATTCCTCAGAGATAGAGTAAAGGGTGAATGA